One window from the genome of Nicotiana tomentosiformis chromosome 5, ASM39032v3, whole genome shotgun sequence encodes:
- the LOC104106668 gene encoding uncharacterized protein has translation MQIRGRDRLVIEQNDDEDVQPYIEQLMDGQNYFRAQPYIEQLMDDQNYSEAQAHDGQSNESNSSAGGTEIQHNDDSVSEARKVRGPTLLKDIWKLPPGKTIDIPFNNCNQAIGKKGRKLASFLGIIAKTPELTPLHLDDWRNFDKEEKKKLVGRRCIFPGVGK, from the exons ATGCAAATTAGAGGTCGCGATCGACTGGTAATTGAacaaaatgatgatgaagatgtgCAACCTTATATTGAGCAATTGATGGATGGTCAAAACTACTTTAGAGCCCAACCATATATTGAGCAGTTAATGGATGATCAGAACTACTCTGAAGCCCAAGCACACGATGGTCAATCTAATGAGTCGAATAGTTCTGCTGGTGGCACTGAGATTCAACATAATGACGATTCAG TATCGGAAGCAAGAAAGGTTCGTGGGCCTACTTTACTAAAAGATATTTGGAAACTTCCGCCGGGGAAGACCATTGATATACCGTTTAATAATTGTAACCAAGCTATTGGGAAAAAGGGTCGAAAGCTTGCTAGCTTTCTAGGAATTATTGCCAAAACTCCAGAACTAACACCTCTACATCTAGATGATTGGAGAAATTTTGACAAGGAGGAAAAGAAAAAATTGGTGGGAAGGCGATGTATATTCCCAGGTGTTGGGAAATGA